The Salminus brasiliensis chromosome 22, fSalBra1.hap2, whole genome shotgun sequence genomic interval CCAAGAGAACTCTTGGAGATTGCTGCTggtatgctggtaagaaaggcaaatccAAACCCCAATATGACCCTCAGGAACCTGCATGAAAGCTTAGCTGGGTTAGGAGGTGGTGCaccgttccactgtgcagcgttGCTCACACAAACATCAAGGAAAGCTGATAGTGGTAGAAGATGAAATGATAGTAGAAGTGCTTTATGGTGATGTTTTAGAatggtatgtttggagaaaaataaCCTGTTTCATGAAATGAACACCTTGCCAACAGTGAAACAGCGGGTTTGGGTCTGGCATGCGTTGGGGTTGTATTTCTACCAATGGCAACATTGCATGGGTAACGGGTAAACGGATAATATACTGTTTTAGGCTTATTCAGCATGTTTGCTacttgtacatttttaaaaacgaCAACCTGTGTGATTTGGTGAAGTGTGTGACAGCCTACCACAACGCGTGTGACGTTAAAGCGCAGGTAATGCCTCCTCACACACCTCCGCTCCGGTAGGTGGCGGAGCAGCCAGCGCCACTCGGGCTGAGGGTGATTGTTGTTGAcggcaggaggaggaggaggattgacgatgatgatgataataatgaggAGGATTACGTTACGAAGCTCAATTCGGGGATGATAGTCGATTTTTATCTGTGGATGATTTATAGCTTATCTGGTCTCTCTCTAGAGCTGCTGTACAGTGCTGTGCTGTCTAGACTGCGAGCGCTTTCCTCGAGGGAGCCGCGATGCTGTAGAAATGTCGATGTCTGCTGGTGTGTTGATGAAGGTAACGTTGGCTTTCGCTACCCAGCGCTGTTTTCCTGTTCACTAACAGCTACTGTCTGGTGTTTCTCCAGCTCCAACATCTCTAACAGCCTGCTGGAGTAGCTAAAAACTGAGGGTTTGGTAAAGCTGACAGGTCAATCAATAGTTTGTCTGGAGTGCGGTGTGTATTATTACAGGGGAGATAGCTAAATGTAGGAAGTCAATATTTGTCCTATAGTTCATTCATCAGGTGAAGCAAAGGAGGTAAATAAGCATTCTTCATTTTCAGACGCTATGCTGTAGCTTGAATGGTGTGTTTCCCTAAGCAGGTCACTTGGGCTACTCTCTCTATGACCTGGGACATTGTTCAATCCCTTTGGTAAacaacactgacatggtggagCACTAGCCAAGTAATGGCTGCGTCACCCATTAGTGTTCATATCTAACGTTGGGCTCATGTGTTCTCTGAACATGTGAAAGTATCAAAACAGTGAGTATGATCATCTTAATTCATCATATCTAATGTAATCTAACTCATCAGTCATCATTTGGTGCCTGTAATGTGTTCATCCAAGGTGTAGCTGTTCAATCAAACCAAGTCCTGCTGGGCTTTTCCTTCTGATACTGAATGTAGGTGTTGGGTTAATGaatggggaggggaggggaggggaggggggaggggaggggggatcTGGGGGCTTGAGGCAAAGGTTAAAAGCAGCAGTTTGTTTAAGCTGTTCATTTCTTCTCTGAACTGAGCGCTGAGCGATCAGCACGCTGTAGAGATGCTTCCTTGTGTGGATCTAGAGAGGGATTTCCCCCTTAATATATTTATCAGGGGATTCCTTGGGCTTCTCCAATTCAGGCAGAATCAAAAGGCAAAAGAGAAATGCCTGTGAGTAAAGGAACCTACATGGTGCTGCCAAAAGAGGACAACCCCACTGCACTGGAAGACTGTTAATCCAACAATTAATCCctgctcttcttctcttcttcgtTCCACAGATGTCCTATATGCTGGTTCAGCTTCAGTAGGATGATCAAAAGTCAAGAAGCTGTAAGACTCCTCTTTTTTGCCCTCTGTTTTTTCATATAATTGCTGCTCTTTGTACTGTGTGAGAGAATGGACCAGTGGACATTTTGAAAAAATTAACCTTTCAAGCCTTTTAAAATATTACAGATTGTTTTGGATATATACTGTCAGTATTTGATTGATAAGGGCTTAGACAGTTCACATTAAACAATATCTCAAAAAGCACTATTATTGAATGTTCGACAGTTTTTAATTTTCTTATATTTCAGTGAGTAGAATTTCCCTGCTAGAATCTTGATCGAGCCAcatgatttacatttttaaacaggCATCTAGTCTGGGGTGCCTCATAGATTAGATACAGTGCTGAAATGGTCCATCACAAAACATCATTAAAGATCTTGGGTATTATAAGCTGAGTGTGAACCAGCTTCCACACACATGTATTACTACTGCTCAGCAAAAAAAAGGAGGAATGCACTGATATGAGAATTGTGGGGCTGATGCTCATATCCAATATGTTTCACATACACAGACGCTTATGCCGATGTTGATATTTACACATCTATATAAATGTAGAACTTGGGCGTGGATACGCAGGGTTTAACATAcgttttttttggttgttagCAGGAattcattgctgtgagggttcaGGATCCTCGGGTAATGAATGAAGGATCATGGAACTCGTATGTGGACTTCAAGATTTTTCTTCATGTAAGTCGTTCTGGCAAAAGGTTTATTAAAATGGTTAGCTTTTAACTATTTGCAGTGTAATGTGAAAGTTATACTTGAAcagtttatttttcttatttatttatttaaaaaacatgttGGTGAtgttctctgcctctctgtcccAAGACTAACAGCAAGGCATTCACTGCTAAAACCTCCTGTGTGCGCCGCCGATACAGTGAGTTTGTGTGGCTGAGGAGGAAACTGCAGAAGAATGCTGGCCTTGTGTAAGTGATGCTGTATCTGAAACTGAAATTAGTGGTggtgtttaatatttaaaaaggtaTTAATTATGGATCCACAGAAAAGAAAATATGCTTTATAGTCTGTTATATCTCACAGAAGAAAGTTCAGCAGATTATTGAACAGATCCAAACAGAAGGATCTGCATATTTGTATTAAAATGGCTTTCTTTGTCACACAGACCTGTTCCTGACCTCCCTGGGAAATCAATGTTTTCTTTTAACAACACAGAATTCattgaaaaaaggagaaagggTCTACAGAGGTTCCTCGACAAGTCAGTAGCATTATCTTAATCTAATCTTCATATGGTAGATTTAAAGCTATGAAACCGTGCAGTGTGATTCTAATCATATTTTATGgaagttacaaaaagaaaagaagtgaGCAGTGTTGAAGAAAGTTAAATTGCACTTCTGTGGTTTGTTGCTTTTTCCTTATCACAAGTGACAAGTAAGCTCTGATGAGTGATTTCCTTTAAGCCTTTGAGAAGTCCATGCTGTATCAGAACAAATATTGAAAAGAAGGTTGCGATGGAAAAAAGGTTGTTTAGAATTGCTCATGTTTgcaaaatacttatttcactaaCGTCAGCCTTGTTCCTTATTCTGAAGTTGTGCAAAGTCACTTCTTGTGGTCACTGTGGGGCACGCCATCATTTAATCTGACGTCGTCTTTGCACAACAGGGTGGTGCACATGACCGTGTGTCTGTCAGACAGCCAGCTTCATCTGTTCCTGCAGACTCAGCTTCCTGTAGGCCACATTGAGGATTGTGTGCAGGGACACACTCCATACAGTGTGACTGATGCCATTCTGACCTACGCCTCCTCCAACCGTGGCTGGGCTCAAGAGGAAGAGGACGTGTCATCGCAGCCATGCCCAACTCCAGTTTCGTATGAATCAATGGAGAGGTGGGGATGGGAATTAAGTGTAATATTAGGAGAGCACAGTATATTGGTGACTTATGTATTATTTACTAAACAGGAAAATGCCATTATAATCAGTCTGAGACTGGAATCACAgcagtttattacaaatgaCTTGTACTCATTGATGTATTTATAGTCTCTGAGTATGGGCGTTTCTGCTCGCtgaaaaacaccaccaccaccaccaccccacacaCAAAGACTgttatgtgtgtttttaagtgtaacacacacagtgggtaAAAGAAGTATTAAACACGTCACCAATTTtctaagtaaatatatttctaaaggtAGGTAAGGACCCATCCAATCCACACCATATGTAACCATAACCATAGATGTCCATAAATGATTTCTTGTATGGCACCTTTGTATTCTTTTTATAGGCCATCAGAAGGGTGCCTTATTATGGCCATCCCCTCCCTTGTGGGTATAGATTAGTTTCAGTgtcagatctttagacagtgTCTAAAGTAGCCCATGTTTGAAAAATACAAGCATTGAAAAGTAAGCTCAGTTGGTGCAGTTGGTGACCTGCCTCAGGCATGATTTGCTTATCATGCTCATTTGCTAATGATCTGATACCTTGTAAAACAGACCACAGAGAGATTAATGGAGTGCCCAAATAGGGTGCCTTTTCTCTGGAAAACTATTTTCCATAGTTTATGTACATTTGCAAAATTCCAAAAACCCAAAATTCCAATTCCATAAATTCTGCATTGGTGTATCCAAAACAACAATACAGCAAATATTGAAAGTAATCTTTCATTTAAGCCATcttatgttcttttttttccagcagCCCTTCTCCCCACATTCCCACTTCACAATGTGAAGGAGCTGCCAGTGCACCGAAGGTGGACACCACTGACCTCCACTCTGTAGAGCTAAGAGTATGTGAAGCAGACGCCGCTGAAGATAATGCAGCTCATAGAGACGGGCGGGAGCAAAGAATAAAGGAAGAGGAGAGCTGTGGCAACCTGGTGGTGGAGGTCCACCACCATCCTAGTTTTTATttggaagaggaagaggaagacacTAATGAAGAGGTTGATCTTGGCGTGCCAGAGATggcaacacaaacacaagacaACACAGAAGAACTGAGTGCAGATACAACCTCACAGGTACACAGTGCAGCAGACAGGTCTCAGCCAAAACATGTAGTTAGTAATGACACGTGggtcagctttttttttaaccacaccCAGCCACAGTTCTGAGGAGCAGACATGCTCGGGACAAACATTCAGATGCTTCTTAAAGGTGACAACACAAATATTT includes:
- the snx11 gene encoding sorting nexin-11 isoform X1 — its product is MIKSQEAQEFIAVRVQDPRVMNEGSWNSYVDFKIFLHTNSKAFTAKTSCVRRRYSEFVWLRRKLQKNAGLVPVPDLPGKSMFSFNNTEFIEKRRKGLQRFLDKVVHMTVCLSDSQLHLFLQTQLPVGHIEDCVQGHTPYSVTDAILTYASSNRGWAQEEEDVSSQPCPTPVSYESMESSPSPHIPTSQCEGAASAPKVDTTDLHSVELRVCEADAAEDNAAHRDGREQRIKEEESCGNLVVEVHHHPSFYLEEEEEDTNEEVDLGVPEMATQTQDNTEELSADTTSQDFFISFSHMSRATSLCEGKCMSAVLTDKGCRITSTKQTERSIQHTGFMV
- the snx11 gene encoding sorting nexin-11 isoform X3, translated to MIKSQEAQEFIAVRVQDPRVMNEGSWNSYVDFKIFLHTNSKAFTAKTSCVRRRYSEFVWLRRKLQKNAGLVPVPDLPGKSMFSFNNTEFIEKRRKGLQRFLDKVVHMTVCLSDSQLHLFLQTQLPVGHIEDCVQGHTPYSVTDAILTYASSNRGWAQEEEDVSSQPCPTPVSYESMESPSPHIPTSQCEGAASAPKVDTTDLHSVELRVCEADAAEDNAAHRDGREQRIKEEESCGNLVVEVHHHPSFYLEEEEEDTNEEVDLGVPEMATQTQDNTEELSADTTSQDFFISFSHMSRATSLCEGKCMSAVLTDKGCRITSTKQTERSIQHTGFMV
- the snx11 gene encoding sorting nexin-11 isoform X4, with the protein product MIKSQEAQEFIAVRVQDPRVMNEGSWNSYVDFKIFLHTNSKAFTAKTSCVRRRYSEFVWLRRKLQKNAGLVPVPDLPGKSMFSFNNTEFIEKRRKGLQRFLDKVVHMTVCLSDSQLHLFLQTQLPVGHIEDCVQGHTPYSVTDAILTYASSNRGWAQEEEDVSSQPCPTPVSYESMESSPSPHIPTSQCEGAASAPKVDTTDLHSVELRVCEADAAEDNAAHRDGREQRIKEEESCGNLVVEVHHHPSFYLEEEEEDTNEEVDLGVPEMATQTQDNTEELSADTTSQVHSAADRSQPKHVVSNDTWVSFFFNHTQPQF
- the snx11 gene encoding sorting nexin-11 isoform X2, producing MIKSQEAEFIAVRVQDPRVMNEGSWNSYVDFKIFLHTNSKAFTAKTSCVRRRYSEFVWLRRKLQKNAGLVPVPDLPGKSMFSFNNTEFIEKRRKGLQRFLDKVVHMTVCLSDSQLHLFLQTQLPVGHIEDCVQGHTPYSVTDAILTYASSNRGWAQEEEDVSSQPCPTPVSYESMESSPSPHIPTSQCEGAASAPKVDTTDLHSVELRVCEADAAEDNAAHRDGREQRIKEEESCGNLVVEVHHHPSFYLEEEEEDTNEEVDLGVPEMATQTQDNTEELSADTTSQDFFISFSHMSRATSLCEGKCMSAVLTDKGCRITSTKQTERSIQHTGFMV